GGAAGTACTACAACTTCATATTGCTGTGATCCATTCATGGGACAGCCACTGCCATGACGCACTGCGTGAGTGATTCAGAGTAAAAGTAAATTTATATTGCAAGATTATGTGATGTTGGCAATGCTTACTGTTCAGGCATGCTGCCATTAGACAGAGCCAGACAGTTTACAGCTGAAGTCCTGATTAAAACCAGATGTTGAGCGTACATTCCTCAGCACTTGTGCCCTGAGAAAAGCAGCTTTTCATATGTATTTCCGCAGTCGGGAACATTAAAAATGCCTCAAAAGGCTATTCATTCAAATACAGTGTAACAAGAATAACATTACCTAGAAGTAGTTGAAAGAGAGGCTTAAATGACAATGTGGGAATGCATGAGGGATGTGGTTAAAACTTGAAAAGAACTTACTCATGGTGAGCTATGATTAAACAAGCATGGTCATGCTATGTTGTAGTACATCATTTACTATATGGATGGcaacaaaatgtttgtttgctATTACCAAAGTCATGTCAGTTCTTATACTTCCTCTACACTAACACTGTTTACATTACAGTTCTCAAAAGTTTTCCTACATTAATtttacactgtgtgtgtgtgttttttttttccagagcaCATTGCAATGATATGGAGAACATTTTCCCCTTTTTATTTCTCGGAGCCGTCTATTCCATGACAGGTCCCTCGTATGCAGTAGCACGACTTCATTTTCTGGTCTTCTTCCTGGGTCGAGTCGTTCACAGCATAGCATACCTGTTGGCACTTAAAGCACCGACGCGTTCATTTGCCTATGTCATCGCTCAGGTGCCTTGTGTTTCCATGGCAATACAGATACTCATGGAAGTAGCCTCATTCGCATAACCCTGTCAAATATGGAGTCCTGTGATTGGTCAAGACTTCTAGTTACAACTATGATGCGGAATGGTGCTTTGATGGACTTGCGGCCTCTCAAAATTTCACTTGATGACTGACAATTAATAGCTCTGCTCTTAAATCACAACATTCATTGCTGTCATTTTAGTACTGGACACTAGGGTTTGTATTGATGCAATGTATATTGTTGTATTGCCATTCAAATGAAggttatttaatgttattttctttttttccccatgatCATGTTTGCATATACTcgtcatatttatatatttgaaacaACAGACCTTAaagcccattcacaccaaggacaataacaataaagatatagttctaaaaatcaatctaaatataaaagaatagcagagtccgcACCTCAACTACAGTATAATGTTAACGACTTAGGGAAACGGTATTGTtagaatcactttcagaatgaatttttccagctgatgaacgataaaaacattcaaaagtcAATCCGAATCCATCCTGCTCCagcatttaaagcggcagaCGAAAACTGCAGCGTGATCTCATCCACTGATGCTGATGCTAATATAGTTGTTATAGTtatgttcttggtgtgaatagACCTTTAATCTCCTTGAATGGACCTCCAGTCTACAGCACAGCCATTATTTTCAAGAATTTAAATGACCACCATCTTTTCACTTTCATACTGCAAAGTTTACACAAGCAATAACTGCTGAGGTCAGTTCAGAGTCCACGTGAGTGACTGTTCCACAAAAACTTGTAAAATTCCTCTGTTATTGAACCATAAGCCCTGCAGAGCCCAGGCTTTTCAAATTTATTGTAGCGTTAAACAAACGCTGTTGCACAACCACTGCCCTTTCCTCTTTGCCCACTGGGCTTTGGGTTTACTGCATTTCAAACACAGCCGGGTGCTTTGCCTGTCCTCAAGAAcgatgcatacagcatgcaaaCCTAGTGTTTTAGGTGAACAAGCTTTTATTTTAGGTTAAGGTTTTGGTAATTCATCACACAGTGcttttattatatatgtatatatatatatgtattatttttttaaggtgtaacttattttgattttttctAATATTGTATCGTTTGTGTAGTGATGTTTATAAAGAGATGATGAGAAAATcatagtttttataataaaggaATAATGAAAGGTTTTGTGTGTGCATGGGTAAATGTGATACTTTGTTGACTCAGATCAAGAAATGGGGGACAAAGGACTGCTTACATGCTAAAAACAAGagctgagagagaaagaggaacaaagagagagaaaaatcaaaGGATATTGACATGAATTGCTGCCAAATAGGCAATTATAACACAGCAGACCCCATTGTTGCTTCTCAGTACAAAAAGAGTGACGACTGACAGGAAAATATATTTGGGTTCAAAAAACTTTTTGAGACAGGAATGTTATTgcttaacattaaaaaataaaccaaatctCCAGCAGTATTACGTTATCATGAATAACACACTATTAATTGGTTTGATGAAAACACCACTGCCGGCAAAAGCAGAAGTGAATCAAGATGAATATGTGAAAGGGCAAGCAGAAGTGATCTTGCTAGAGAGCACGGAAGGAAGCGTGTGTGTTTAAGTTTGCATAAGAACCTATGTAGTCATAATAGTCATCTGAAACATGCCCTGGCTTGTCACATGTCTGTATACATACTTGCGTGCTCACAGCTtttaaaaggattagttcactttaaaatgaaaattaccccaagctttactcaccctcaagccatcctagatgtatatgactttcttctttcagatgaacacaaagttatagtaataaatatcctgacacattcagactttataatggcagtgaacggaaccaacgagtatgaagctcaagaaagtgcttccatccacatccat
This DNA window, taken from Megalobrama amblycephala isolate DHTTF-2021 linkage group LG4, ASM1881202v1, whole genome shotgun sequence, encodes the following:
- the ptges gene encoding prostaglandin E synthase; protein product: MLGSDVLLCFIFYSTLLILKMYIIAIITGQVRLRKKAFANPEDADRHGGVQFCRIDPYVERCRRAHCNDMENIFPFLFLGAVYSMTGPSYAVARLHFLVFFLGRVVHSIAYLLALKAPTRSFAYVIAQVPCVSMAIQILMEVASFA